The window tgcatcatctttcaaaaaaaaaaaaaaaagaaaaaaaaagaaaaagaaaaaagaaaaggtaatCTTTATCCTATTTAATATGTACTCCTCTCATTagaatttcttccttcttctttttcttgtgaCATTtgtattagggctgaaagtcgggcgggttgggtcgggttggtgctcaaccctagcctaacccaaggttcctatacctcaaccctaacccaacccaacctaaccttgggttgggaattctcaacccaagcgggctcggtcgggttggttgGATTGGGCTggttgatacatgctaatattttcgttattacattagtctattatatttcaatacatgtcttgttttttgtacctataaatttattaattatatatgtagttattaatcataaaaaacttcattttttctaaacaaacatgctaaaatataggacaaccacTCCTTtcaaagtcatgttgtgtagcacgcaatctatttggaagagagaaatccggcatatcttgttagctcgaGTCATCAGAAATGTTTCCCATTGGTgttggaatttcctgtgccttcagcACACACGATCCGCactaattataatttataagtaacttgtatatatcgatcgggtttgggttgggtcgggcaacccgaaacctcaacccgagcctgacccaagttttgtctggttagtgtttatatagcccaagctcgagaccaaacccCATACATCCTGCCTGAGGCCACCCCAATGGCGGGTCAGtcacgggttggtcgggttgaacccgcccaactttcagccctaatctgTATCTCACAATACAATCAAGCACTTCTGAAAGAATAGAAAATAAGGACTTGGAAAGTTGAAGCATTTGAACTAGGGTTGTTCCATATAAGATTTGATGATAACaatttattaattatatttcATTGAGAATGGAATTAGACCAAAAATATTTGGAACATTCATCTCTAAGAAGTGCACTTGCAACTTTAAGGAGATGTCTATTATTTCTCTCGGTAGCAACATTCATTGGGGTGTGTACGGACACGTTGTTTTAGATTTAATACTACTGTTCAATAATTAGTCTttgaaatttgaggaaatatacTCCTTGTCATTGTTTGACCATAAGACTTGGATTTTTGCATCAAACCAAGTGGAAACTATTTTATGAAAAGTAGTAAAAATGGccattcaaagaaaaagaagaataaagatGGAGAAAAACTTCATCATTTAGATTTTATAAGATAGATCACCATAAGTGCAATCGCCAATAAAGGacagtgcttgaaatgaaataagGACACTGCTAGGAACATGTCCACACATCAGTTTGAAATGAAAAAGGAATATTGAATTTTTTATTGATACTAATTGGATAACTGATTCTATAATCCTTTGCCAACTGGCATTACTTACATTGAATAGCAGTCATATCATTTGAAGCATTCAATAAAGGAAAAACCTATGAAACCCATAATTGTCATGGGTTTGTTTTGGTTGCTTGTTGTGACATTTGCATTTAACATCTAGAAGACTAGTTTGACAAGGCATGTTGTCAGACTTCCAGGTTTTATCTTTAGCAGACACATTTCTCCACTCAGATTTGGCATGCATGCATGTTGGGACTTGCCACACCTATTGATTGATAGAAAAATTTAGCTCACCTACCATTGGTTCTTCACTGCAATTAGTTCAATCCATATGGGTGTCATTGAAAGAAAAGGTGCAATTGCTAATATGCTGTTGCGCTTGATATTGTTTCCCAATTTTGTGTACTGCTACAATGTTCAGGAGTAATGTATTTGCCAGAAGCAATAACATGTATATCCGTATGACCACCCCCCTCCCGCGTTGTTCCAAGTTGAAGTATAACATGTTAATTGAGTTTcaatgaattcttcatttttggcacTAACTTGCTTGATCACAGAGCATGTCTGATGAAGGCAACAATGACATGGTAGAAGAAGACAATGCCAAGGATCGAAAATCCAATCAATCTACTGAAAATGATGATAGTATTGTGGATGAGATTGTTGAATCTGATATTGAGTTGGAAGGTGAAGTTGTAGAACCTGATAATGATCCTCCACAAAAGGTGTGTTTTACGTTCTCGATGGATGATATGAATACCACCATCAAGTCTTAAGCTCATATATGTGGCGCTAAGGTGGTCCATGGTCCATCTGATGGGCCCTTCTTTGGACTGTCCATGCTTCAAATATCCCAATGTGACAATCCTTACCCTATAAGTGGCAGCCTAAAAATAGATCCTTAAGAAAATATACGGCAACAGCATTCATCAGAAAAACACAGAACACCGGATGGAAGGTATCTCCTGAGAGAGTTCTGGTGCATGGGTTGTCCAAGTTGGGTCCCTGTGAAGCCAAAGGTCTGGATCAATATCTGTGCTCCACTTGTTCAAACTGAAGGCCTGTGGGTGCTGTTCATAATATCAGGCTGAGGATTATGTGGTTCCTTTATAGTTAAAGGGCcagtttggtagacacctaaaattgATTTTGTCTCATTTAGTTTATCATAATTATGTAATTATTTTCAATCCTTACCAAAAAGatatatgatctctaatacatagttcagatttcctaaaatgagatgaacccaaTTTTAGCTgtcgaccaaacaagcccaaaggctGTTTTTGTTGTCCAGTATTACTTAGGCAAATTTGTTGAGATAATACGAGTTAATTCTGCTTTTAGATGGGAGATCCTTCTGTTGAGATTACAGAAGAAAGCTGTGATGCTGCTCAAATGTCGAAAGCAAAAGCCATGGATGTGATTTCTGAAGGCAGGCTATAGAGTTGTTCTTATGGCCATTTCTGATGTTCTTGGATAATGGTTCTGTTTTTAACTTGAGATGCATGCATATCAGGTAAGCTTGATGAAGCGATTGAACATCTAACAGAAGCTATCATTTTGAATCCAAGTTCGGCAATCCTATACGCCACTAGAGGTAAAGTTTGGTTCTGTAAATGGAGGAATTATTGGGATGCATCAGGACATGCGGTGACCTGGTGCATTGGTTTGTACTGGTGGAGCCCATTGTTTATTCATCCAGATTGTTGCACCATGCCTCCCAGTCCCAGATGGGGAGATTCTAACCCGttttgatggttaggattcttgtaatttggatgatttctggGGCAtcctccatccatggtggggtgaGTCCACCAGATTGTTGGTATGTGTGTACTTGTGTGGTCAATATGGCCCTTCTATTGCCTCCTCCCCCCCAACCAAAAAAAAGGCCTTTCTATTTTTCTCTTGGTTTGTACTTGTATCCTCTCTTATGAAACTGTCGCACGAGATAAGGATGGAAGCTAGCATCCTGCGACTGAAAAATCAGAGATTTGAGGGCAGTTTCTCCCGGTTGTGGAACAGAAAAATCCGAACATTGAATGTCTATATATTGCAGCAAATGAGAGAATGGAAGTGTAAGAGAAGAAATAGGAAAAACTTCCATATACAACgtttgcgagaaatccatccTTGCTTGGTGATCCACAGCCTAAGGTAACAACCATTGTCTCTTCTGCATTTCAGTTATCATCTGGTCTGTGCTACTGGTTTTAGCACAGATCGACAGTTTGGATTATCAAACAAACAGTCTCTATTTGAACAGCAGCGGGCGCTATGCCGTCCTGATGCATCATAACCCAATAATTCGTCTTGTAATTTGACTGCACTGCAACACAATCAATTTTCACCATTTGTTTGTTTCTAGCTATTTTCATTCTCTTTCAATCATGCATCCCTCTGCTTATTTGCAGCCAGTGTTTTTGTCAAGATGAATAAACCAAATGCCGCAATCCGGGATGCGGATGCAGCATTGCAGGTTTGTCTCTCGCCATCCTTTCAAATGAATTTTTATGGAAATGATATCCGTCCTGTGTGAGAAACTGTCCTCATATATTACCTACTTTTATCTATCTTAGATAAATCCTGACTCAGCAAAAGGATACAAATCTCGAGGCATGGCAAGGGCCCTGTTGGGACAGTGGGAAGAGGCTGCGAGTGATCTCCACTTAGCATCGAAATTGGATTATGACGAGGAGATAAGTTCTGTGCTTAAAAAGGTAAGAATATAGACGCCTTGCATTGTGATGGATTGAAAGAAATAACATTTTCTTTAACAAGCAATGgtataggtgggcccaccatttggCAACTTAAGTCACTGACTcagtggatcccatcatgaaaTATTGCGATGAGCCATCTCCAATATCAGACATCCTTGACATCCCATGAGAATGGAAACTATAATCAGTAGTCCACATTTAGTGGGACATTGTTAGAAGGATCATCCAATGGGAGAATTGGTGTTTCTCCAATCCACCATGGGCCTAACAGGTGATAGGGTTGTCAAATAAGATCATTACATGGTTTGGGGCAAATAAGATCATTTCCATGgtcggggcccacttgatgaatgtctTTAGATCACACATGCCTAGAATAaacaacacacacacacgcatggatatacatgcatgcatacgtacgtatgtgtatgcatgcatgtatgtataatATGAGGCCGAGTTCTGTATTCGCTTCGAACAGGAACTCCCCTATTTGGAGCTTActttgtatgtggggcccatggttggtctATCCAAGCCACTGATCTGACAGTccctatcatggatggaccattcccccAGAATCTCCCAAATTGGATGGTCCCAACCACTGAATCTTTGGTCTTTCTTCCATTGTATATGGTTTGTTTGTTCATGcatttctttttaaccatgtatTTGCATACCAACAATGGGAAGGTTAGAGCTGATCAATTGAGAGGATATTctgggaatggtccatccatgattggGGGTGATCAGATCAATGATGTGGATATactaaccatgggccccacatctacaaaGTCCAAAGAGGGAAGTTCCTTATTCAAATGAATAGGGAACTCGGCCTCACATTAAATATATATTGTTTATTCTAGaaatgaaataaggttttccaagccCTAGGCATGTAAAGGAGACCATTTACACGCCGTGCATGTGTCACAGTGGCACATGCATGTGTGAtctaaatacatgcatcaagtgtGCCCAACCATGTAAATGATCTTATTTAACCATAACCAACGAGAAACCTAGATCTAATGACCAATTGGGTACCCAGATCCGATCACATCCGGGTCTGGGTTTTCAAGAACGAGACCTGAACGCTGTTAGCCTGGGTATGGGTACTATAGGACCCAATCTGAACCCGACCTGAACCCGACCCGTTGACAGCCCCAACAGGTGAACGATTGGATCACcagaaggtgagccccacatacaGTATTGGACCGAGCAAATTGCTTTACCTCATATTATTTCGAAGATAGGGCACGTGGAAGGTTTTTATTTACTAATAATGCATTAAATCTGCAGGTTGAACCTAATGCACACAAAATCGAAGAGCATCGCAGGAAATACGAACGCCTCCGCAAAGAGCAAGAACTGAGGAAAGCTGAACGTGAGAGACAACATCAGCAAGCTGAACTTAAGGTAACTGGATGTTACCTTCGTTGAAATGTGTGTCAGGGAAGTTCTCTTTTATTACCGTTATATTCTTACTGCAGGCTGCAtatgaaaaggagaaaaagaaagagcatCCTTCTGGAAATAAAGCATCCGTAGGTTTCTTACTTCGTTTTGGTTGATGTTCTTTGTCTTCCTTATCTTGTCATTCCTTTGCACAGGATAAGGTATATACAGTGCTTATGTATACCATATTTCTTTGGACTTGATGTTTTTACAAGTGGGGCTCATAGTTTAGTAattcaaaccattgatttgatgggccttACCACGATGGTGCACCAAAAATCCCCCAGTTTGGAAAATCTTAGCTGTCGGATATTTGGCATATTTTTTTCTCCGACTGAATTTGAACCGTTCTTGTTTTCTTATGCATCTGTTTCTTGTCCACATATTGAAGAGGTTGGATTTTTCTAATCTACGAGGAGCATTTCTAGTGGACAGACCATGGTGTGGCCTATCTTATTgagggtttggatcactgaagcgTGGGCCTGAATCCTGAAGATACTGTACAAACCTAAGTATTTGTAAAATACCACTTTTTTAAAAATACCTTTAGTATACACTGTTATTCTAGAATCTTTACCGAAATGTATGTAAAATTCTCTCTTCAAAGCAGGACCCCAAAGGCATGGCTGCTCTACAAGATGGTACGTGTTTTGCATGCTGTTCTTGCTTTTTGTTTCACTGCTCCCTTTTTTTGTTGACGTTTTAAATTATGAACTACTTAATTTATTCATCATAAGATAAATTAGCTTCTTTTACTGACAAGAATTTGTTACTTGGTACCATGTATTTTACCTAAATTGTTTAATGTTGCCATAATTATGGAAGTAGTTGTGGATTCAATTGGTTTGTGCCTACATTTGGGAATCTTTTGCTTCTTCCCGTGTCAAGGGTTTTTTGTGATGGCTTCAGAAATTACAGTTCGTACTTTTGACAACCTTCAAAAGAGGAATATGGTTCTTCTAAATTTTGCTTCTTGTCTAGGAAATACGTGGAGTTGGTAGATCATTTTTTCCTTAGTGTGTGGTAGCTTAGGAAATTGGGGCATATTTCTTTTACCTATCTACATCCTGGCGTCGATCTCTATCTTTTTTGGAGGATGGTTAAGGGCCAATTTAAGCTTAGAGGAAAAATCCTTTGGATGATGCTTCCACTCATGGTTATTTGGGGCATTTGGAAGGTGTGAAACAAAAGAATCTTCGAGAACCACTTATCCATTTATCAAAGGGAACGAGAAAATCAACGCTTTTATTTAGCCTTTTACTTATGAGTTGGGACCTATTGTAGAGGAATTTAAAGGGGGGAGATTAGAGTGCTTATGACATGCTTTGTGATTGATGAGCATGCATCTATGATTATCAGTGTCCGCTAGAATGTTGATATGTGACCCTCTACGTGAAGGTTAATGGCACTGTGAACACCCTTTTGCGCAAGGGTACACATTGAATGAAGCCCTCACTTTGTcgtctttctttgtttttctgttctggtttgatttgatttgaatATGGGGTGGACTCAGAGGTAAAAGTGCGTTCGACTTGGAGTTGCTACTAGCCAAGATACGACTTCAGAATCTACGGTTGACTAGAACCCGTAGAATTGCCTAGAGGATGAGAAATCGCAAGATTCCTTAACCTGAGTGACTCTTACGTTGGTATACACTGTAGATTCTAGGTAAGGGCCTCGACTAGGGAAAAGGAAGGGGTTATGCCCCCTTTTCCGCCCATGCGATCCACAATCTATACTTTACGGGACTATACGATTTTTATGGGGATTCAGGGGAATTTCTAACGTCACTGAGTTAAGCCATACTGTGCTGGGATCTAGTGCTTGggtaaaagataaaaaaaaagtaaaagtaaTAGCAAATAAAGGGTTAAGCCATACTACACTAGGCTCTAGGACCCTAGGTAGGCGGAATAAAGAAAATGGAACTTAGCTTACTTTATAGGGTTTAAAACTCCAAGTAGGCAAGCAAAATGAAAAGCAAGTAGTTAGGAGTGTATtgcagaaaaaaagaagaaaaaaagagtgcATGTACTGCTGGTGTTCTAGTATTTATGGAATAAAATACAGCTTGATTCgagatgtgagaaggaaaatgGGAAATCAGACACTCTTTTGGGTCAAAAGGGATGATCGGATGTCCTAAATTCCGACCCTATTTGTTGACTTCAATATCTTCTTCGGCTCTGAAACCTTGATTGACAGACCAGCCTGATATAGAGAAGTCTTCAGAAATGATAGATGGTGAATAAATTCAAGTACTTGCAGTTTGAAAAGGAGAAGAGTGCTGCTTCAAAGGATTAGATAGGTCTCATGCAATGCTTCAATTCCTCGAATGCCTGTACTCTCTCTCGATGCTCTTTGTTTctccattttttctttcatatagTGAGTTGTTTTAAATAGGTTGGGGAAGACACTTGAGCAGTGACACGTAAGGGATAGAGGAGGATCAAATTACGCCGAATTGAAGTGGGCCTAAGAAAAACAATATGTTCAGATTAATTAGACCGAAGTGGTAGGGCTCGTGATTGATCCAACGCATCGTGTACCTAGAACCGGTGGACCAAGGACTGGTTTTACGTAGAATCGATCATCCTTGGACCGATTTTATGTATAGCCAGTCTATCATAGGTTCTTTacccttttttttaattaaaaaaaacaaaaaaaaggatttCACTCCCCGGGTGTGCCTAAGACGATGCTTTTTCTTTTACTTGCCACCTGTACGCCCTGGCAATGGCCGATTTGACCCGATGGTTGTTTTTAGGGCATGTCGTATGCTGTATAAGTGCTTTGATCGGGATCCAACTGAAGTTGAAGGGTGAGATTCAATCTCGTTTaaagtggggtgtctacagaagcccctctttggcagaggttgGGAGTACAACTGAGTGCCAAaatgagtggacaccccacctctGGATTAGACAGCTACGATCTGGTCTATTCCTCCCTGGAGTGTCATTTGTTGAGAGGCTTGTCTGGTTAAAGCTCAACCTAGACGTCTTATGAGGGTTGGGGAAAACGTGCAATTTGTCCCTGCGCATTTTGCGGCTTTACGGGGCATCGAATTGCAACCCATTCACACCATGATCGGTATGTGTGCATCGCAGGAGTCTGTGAATTTGGATTGTGGGTAGTTAGAGCCCTTGTGCTTTTTGCGACCTTATGAGGATACACACTTTGATATGGAAAGGTAGTTTTTGATGCTGAATGTTCCCTTAGGATCGCTTGTAAGACAAATCGTTTGTAATGCATAGTTGCTTGTGCATTTCATGGCTTTACGGATCTCCCACATTACAATCCGGGTTATCCTTTTGCCATTTGAGTTCTTGAGCATTTGTAGACACCAAACTTTAAACGAGATTGAATCTCGCCCGTCGACTTCAGTTGGGTCCTGGTCAAAACACCTATATGGCATAAGGCATGCCCTAAAGATAGCCATTGTGTTAGATCGACTGTTGCCGGGGTGTATAGGTGGCAAGTCAAAGGAGGAGCATCGTATTAGGTACACTTGTAGAGCGAAATCCTTATTTAAAAAAAAGGTACAGAGCCTATACGTAAAACCAGTCCAAGGATAACTGGTTTTACGTAAAACTGGTGTGTATGGTGTGCTAGACCAATCATAAGCCTTGTCACCTCCCTCTGATTCATTTGAACATGCTATTTTTCCTGGCCTGACTTTGGTTCGACGTGGTCCGATCCTCTTTTGCCCCTTACGCATCGTTGCTCGAGTGTCTTTCCTGGCCCATTTAAAGCAGCTCGTTGTAGGAAAAGAAAAAAACGGAGAAAGGGAGAGAATCCAGAGAAAGCAGAAAGGTGTGAGAGTCCAGAGAGAGTAGAGGCGTTCGAGGAGTTGAAGCGTTGCAGGAGACTTGTTTAGCCAATCATTTGAAGAAGCACTCTTCTCATTTTCAAACTGCAAGTACTAGAATTTATTCGACTCTCCGCAATTTCTGAAGACTTCTCTCTGCCACGTTACTTTGTTAGTTAAGGTTTCAAAGCTGAAGAAGATACTGAAGTTAATGAGTAGGGTCAGAATTTGGGACATCTGGCCATCCTTTTGACCAAAAAGAGTATGATTCCTCCATTTCCTTCCCACATCTCGTGTCAAGCCGTATTTATTTCGTACATAATAGAATACTAACAGTACacactcatttttttttaaattttactgCTGCAATACTCTCTTAACTACCCGTATTTTATTTTGCTTGCCTACTTGGGATCTCAAACTTTATGAAGTAAGGCTAAGTTCCATTTTTTTAATTCCACCTACACAGATTCCTGTAACCTAGTGCAATATGGATTAATTCTTTATTCTGTTACTGCTTTTACTTTTCTTTATTTCGCCTACCTAGGCCTTGGAGCTTAGCGTAGTACGGCTTAACTCTATGATATTGGAAGTTCCCCTGAATTCCCTAAAAGCCGTATAGTCCCTTAAAGTAGAGACTGTGTATTGCACAGGTGGAAAATGGGGCCTTACCCCTTCCTTTTTCATAATCGAGGTCCTTACCCAGAATCTACAACTCGGACCAATGTAAGAGTTACTTAGGTCGAGAAATCTCGCGATTTATCGTCGTCTAGTCGATTTTACGGGTTCTAGCCAACCGTAAATTCTGAAGCCGCTTCCtgactagtggcgactccaagtcaaACACACTTTTATATATGAGTCAATCCTACattcaaatcaaatcaaacaagAACTGACTGATGAAAAGAAAGTTGAGAAAGTGAGGGCATCATTCTGCGTCTTTGTGTGCGGGAGGGCGTTCACAGACACCTAAACATTGATGGTAGCTCTATGGGAAATCCTGGTGCTTTTGAGATGGGTAGGGTGCTTTTGAGATGGGTATGGTGATAAAAGATAATGAGGCTCAATTTAATGTCATTTTTTGATCTAGTTGGAAATGTCAATTCAAATAGAGTGGAGTTATGATAATGTTTTTGGAAAGGCAATGGAGTTGTGATCATTGATCAAGCTTATTGAAGACGTTTTCAAAGCACTTCGTTGGATAATtggatttttaatggtagaaagtCACTTGCATAATACGATTACACGGGCGTCGAGTTCATGCACAATCACTTGAAAGAGTCATTCATGCTAATTGATTTTAGAATGACATCTTGTACGGAAATTGTGCTTAACCATGTTTCGAGGGTAGCGAACACCATATTTGACTCATAGTGTAAataagggatttttttttttttgaaa of the Magnolia sinica isolate HGM2019 chromosome 7, MsV1, whole genome shotgun sequence genome contains:
- the LOC131251488 gene encoding FAM10 family protein At4g22670-like isoform X3, translated to MDASKITELKLFVDQCKSNPSILNDPSLSFFKNYLLSLGARIPQNPKQSMSDEGNNDMVEEDNAKDRKSNQSTENDDSIVDEIVESDIELEGEVVEPDNDPPQKMGDPSVEITEESCDAAQMSKAKAMDVISEGKLDEAIEHLTEAIILNPSSAILYATRASVFVKMNKPNAAIRDADAALQINPDSAKGYKSRGMARALLGQWEEAASDLHLASKLDYDEEISSVLKKVEPNAHKIEEHRRKYERLRKEQELRKAERERQHQQAELKAAYEKEKKKEHPSGNKASELFLASTLPASLKPSSMPHLSHPDWQSCISQHHGVVPAASFLLFIRT
- the LOC131251488 gene encoding TPR repeat-containing thioredoxin TDX-like isoform X2; this encodes MDASKITELKLFVDQCKSNPSILNDPSLSFFKNYLLSLGARIPQNPKQSMSDEGNNDMVEEDNAKDRKSNQSTENDDSIVDEIVESDIELEGEVVEPDNDPPQKMGDPSVEITEESCDAAQMSKAKAMDVISEGKLDEAIEHLTEAIILNPSSAILYATRASVFVKMNKPNAAIRDADAALQINPDSAKGYKSRGMARALLGQWEEAASDLHLASKLDYDEEISSVLKKVEPNAHKIEEHRRKYERLRKEQELRKAERERQHQQAELKAAYEKEKKKEHPSGNKASDPKGMAALQDGTVLSIHSASEFETKLNAASKSSRLAILYFTASWCGPCRFISPLYTNLAGKYPKVVFIKIDIDEVRDVAARWNINSVPTFFFIKDGKEIDKVVGADKGSLERKITQYAGLS
- the LOC131251488 gene encoding TPR repeat-containing thioredoxin TDX-like isoform X1, with product MDASKITELKLFVDQCKSNPSILNDPSLSFFKNYLLSLGARIPQNPKQSMSDEGNNDMVEEDNAKDRKSNQSTENDDSIVDEIVESDIELEGEVVEPDNDPPQKMGDPSVEITEESCDAAQMSKAKAMDVISEGKLDEAIEHLTEAIILNPSSAILYATRASVFVKMNKPNAAIRDADAALQINPDSAKGYKSRGMARALLGQWEEAASDLHLASKLDYDEEISSVLKKVEPNAHKIEEHRRKYERLRKEQELRKAERERQHQQAELKAAYEKEKKKEHPSGNKASQDPKGMAALQDGTVLSIHSASEFETKLNAASKSSRLAILYFTASWCGPCRFISPLYTNLAGKYPKVVFIKIDIDEVRDVAARWNINSVPTFFFIKDGKEIDKVVGADKGSLERKITQYAGLS